In a genomic window of Gossypium arboreum isolate Shixiya-1 chromosome 9, ASM2569848v2, whole genome shotgun sequence:
- the LOC108458578 gene encoding L10-interacting MYB domain-containing protein-like: MSTSAIEVSGEKVKAMWDKRLTEIFCDICIKEILKGNRPGTHFTKDGWLKIMTNFEKETGKGFSQRQLKNRWDALKKEWKAWKKLKGADTGLGWNPIKRTVDASDEWWESRLKGIDPEFEGKLDQMFMGIVATGDKAWAPSSGTLRSDIFEDVNNEIPEENEEENVRNDVRILNDVHISNDVHISNDVQIDGNGQKRKNHEISSSHFKTGRKKSSKQIGGAARLSSQIEKLCNAADNMSQATSSLTHVMDPYGIPQAVKVLDSMSEEVLEASLLYFFALRLLLNKDKRIMFLSINPKIRALWLKTEMKDS; this comes from the exons ATGAGTACGTCGGCGATTGAAGTTAGTGGTGAAAAAGTGAAAGCAATGTGGGATAAGAGATTGACAGAAATATTTTGTGATATTTGTATTAAAGAGATATTGAAAGGCAATAGGCCTGGTACACATTTCACAAAAGATGGATGGTTGAAAATAATGACTAACTTTGAGAAAGAAACAGGCAAGGGTTTTTCACAAAGACAACTTAAAAATAGGTGGGATGCCCTAAAAAAAGAATGGAAAGCTTGGAAGAAACTTAAAGGCGCAGATACTGGTCTAGGGTGGAATCCTATAAAAAGAACCGTTGATGCATCGGATGAATGGTGGGAGAGTAGGCTAAAG GGCATTGATCCTGAATTCGAAGGGAAGTTAGACCAAATGTTCATGGGGATAGTTGCAACAGGTGATAAAGCATGGGCACCTTCTTCTGGTACACTCCGTAGTGATATTTTTGAAGATGTTAACAATGAAATACCTGAAGAGAATGAAGAAGAAAATGTGAGAAATGATGTTCGCATTTTAAATGATGTTCACATTTCAAATGATGTTCACATTTCAAATGATGTTCAAATTGATGGAAACGGTCaaaaaaggaaaaatcatgaGATATCAAGTTCACATTTTAAAACTGGAAGAAAGAAATCCTCAAAGCAAATTGGAGGGGCTGCAAGATTGTCTAGTCAAATAGAAAAATTATGCAATGCAGCTGACAATATGAGTCAAGCCACATCTAGTTTGACTCATGTTATGGATCCATATGGTATTCCACAAGCAGTCAAAGTGCTCGACAGCATGTCGGAAGAAGTTCTAGAAGCTAGTCTGCTATACTTTTTCGCACTTAGATTATTGCTCAATAAGGACAAGCGAATTATGTTTTTATCAATTAATCCCAAGATTAGAGCTTTGTGGCTTAAGACAGAAATGAAGGATAGCTGA